One window of Triticum dicoccoides isolate Atlit2015 ecotype Zavitan chromosome 5A, WEW_v2.0, whole genome shotgun sequence genomic DNA carries:
- the LOC119303480 gene encoding ubiquitin-conjugating enzyme E2 2 produces MSTPARKRLMRDFKRLQQDPPAGISGAPHDNNITLWNAVIFGPDDTPWDGGTFKLTLQFTEDYPNKPPTVRFVSRMFHPNIYADGSICLDILQNQWSPIYDVAAILTSIQSLLCDPNPNSPANSEAARMYSENKREYNRKVREVVEQSWTAD; encoded by the exons ATGTCGACGCCGGCGAGGAAGCGCCTGATGCGCGACTTCAAGCGGCTCCAGCAGGACCCGCCCGCCGGAATCAGCGGCGCGCCGCACGACAACAACATCACCCTTTGGAACGCCGTCATATTTGG GCCCGATGACACGCCGTGGGATGGAG GTACGTTCAAGCTGACCCTGCAATTCACAGAAGATTACCCCAACAAGCCACCAACTGTTCGTTTTGTCTCAAGGATGTTCCACCCAAACA TTTATGCAGATGGAAGCATCTGCTTGGATATCCTACAGAACCAGTGGAGCCCTATATATGATGTTGCAGCAATATTGACCTCTATCCAG TCCCTGCTGTGCGACCCGAACCCGAATTCTCCTGCGAACTCTGAAGCAGCCAGAATGTACAGTGAGAACAAGCGCGAGTACAACCGCAAGGTTCGTGAGGTCGTGGAGCAGAGCTGGACAGCGGACTAG
- the LOC119303479 gene encoding probable inactive leucine-rich repeat receptor-like protein kinase At3g03770 codes for MAAAGPGCLLGLVFLVVLLPGGAPLLQASQTWTLLKVQHLLGRPPALRHWRRTTDFCGGGGTVAPSASVVCYGDTVTQLHVEGAAQGAPPLPLNFSLGALVTTLSRLPDLRVLTLSGLGLWGPLPGKLERLAGLEIVNMSRNYLYGPIPRGLSRLQGLQTLILDDNMIGGEVPGWVGTALPALAVLSLRNNSLAGAVPESLGRAPSLRSLVLASNNLSGNLPDMRGLASLQVLDVGGNSLGPAFPRLGRKVASVVLSRNKFTGGLPAAELSSFYLLEHLDVSLNRFVGPFPPALLSLPSLQYLSIAGNRFTGALSDKVPCGDNLRLVDLSSNLLMGSVPACLRPGGKPATVVLSSENCLDRGDGSQHPSPFCQNQALAVGIVPRHNEKKKVSRHAGFIAGIVMAVLVAVSLVGAMAFFAVKKMTMEGAKTRPSATLMEDHTSTSSAYPSKLFADARYISQTVKLGALGIPPYRSFSLVELEAATNNFANSCLLGQDSYGEMYLGKLSNGASVTIRSLKVKRNQSSQSFNRHIETISRLRHRHLVSALGHCFEYDLDESTVTQLYLVFEYVQNGNLRSRISQGTEGRKLTWGQRISAAIGVAKGIQFLHGGIIPGLFGNNLRISNILLDQNHVAKIGSYNIPILGEAAKPEGGAGSRHQTDSTMLGDKIDIFDFGVILLELVSGKPITSIYEVEIMKELLLWAMAEEDRARRRSFVDPAVSKSCSEESLRTVMEICLRCLAKEAVHRPSVEDVLWNLQFATQVQDDWEGEIRSGDGSPVSSSRTARSSRFSR; via the exons ATGGCGGCGGCTGGCCCGGGCTGCTTGCTGGGGTTGGTTTTCTTGGTCGTGCTGCTCCCGGGGGGCGCGCCGCTGCTGCAGGCCTCCCAGACGTGGACCCTGCTCAAGGTGCAGCACCTGCTGGGCCGGCCGCCGGCGCTCCGGCACTGGCGCCGCACCACCGActtctgcggcggcggcggcaccgtcgccccctccgcctccgTCGTCTGCTACGGGGACACCGTCACGCAGCTCCACGTCGAGGGCGCCGCACAGGGCGCGCCGCCGCTCCCGCTCAACTTCTCCCTTGGCGCGCTGGTCACCACGCTGTCCAGGCTCCCCGACCTCAGGGTGCTCACGCTCTCCGGCCTCGGCCTCTGGGGCCCCTTGCCGGGGAAGCTGGAGCGGCTCGCCGGGCTGGAGATCGTCAACATGAGCCGCAACTACCTCTACGGGCCCATCCCGAGGGGCCTCTCGCGGCTCCAGGGCCTGCAGACGCTCATCCTCGACGACAACATGATCGGCGGCGAGGTGCCGGGCTGGGTCGGCACCGCGCTGCCGGCGCTTGCCGTGCTCAGCCTGCGGAACAACTCGCTGGCCGGCGCCGTGCCGGAGTCGCTCGGGAGGGCGCCGTCGCTGCGCTCGCTCGTGCTCGCCTCCAACAACCTCTCCGGGAACCTCCCCGACATGCGCGGCCTCGCGAGCCTCCAGGTGCTCGACGTCGGCGGCAACTCGCTCGGCCCGGCGTTCCCGCGGCTCGGGAGGAAGGTGGCGTCGGTGGTGCTGAGCCGGAACAAGTTCACCGGTGGCCTGCCCGCCGCCGAGCTCAGCTCCTTCTACCTGCTGGAGCATCTGGACGTGTCGCTGAACCGCTTCGTCGGGCCGTTCCCGCCGGCGCTGCTCTCGCTGCCGTCGCTCCAGTACCTGAGCATCGCCGGGAACAGGTTCACCGGGGCGCTGTCCGACAAGGTGCCCTGCGGAGACAACCTCCGGCTGGTCGACCTGTCGTCGAACCTCCTAATGGGGAGCGTGCCGGCCTGCTTGAGGCCGGGCGGGAAGCCGGCGACGGTGGTGCTCTCGTCGGAGAACTGTCTGGACAGGGGCGACGGCTCGCAGCACCCGTCGCCGTTCTGTCAGAACCAGGCACTGGCCGTGGGGATAGTTCCTCGTCACAATGAAAAGAAGAAAGTTAGCCGGCACGCCGGCTTCATCGCCGGCATCGTAATGGCGGTCCTCGTCGCTGTCTCGCTCGTCGGCGCCATGGCCTTCTTCGCCGTCAAGAAGATGACCATGGAAGGGGCGAAGACGAGGCCCTCGGCGACATTGATGGAGGACCATACTTCTACTTCCAGTGCCTACCCTTCCAAGCTGTTCGCCGATGCAC GTTACATATCACAGACAGTGAAGCTAGGAGCTTTGGGGATCCCACCATATAGATCATTTTCTCTGGTCGAGCTCGAGGCCGCGACGAACAACTTCGCAAACTCTTGCCTGCTTGGGCAAGATTCTTATGGCGAG ATGTATCTGGGGAAGCTAAGCAATGGTGCCTCGGTGACAATCAGGAGCCTCAAGGTTAAGAGGAACCAGAGCTCCCAAAGCTTCAACCGCCACATCGAAACGATATCTAGGCTCAGGCATCGGCACTTGGTCAGTGCTCTAGGGCACTGCTTTGAATACGATCTCGACGaatccaccgtgacccaactctacCTCGTGTTCGAGTACGTGCAAAACGGGAACTTGAGGAGCAGGATTTCGC AAGGAACTGAAGGACGGAAGCTTACCTGGGGGCAGAGGATATCAGCCGCCATCGGCGTTGCCAAGGGCATACAGTTCTTGCATGGAGGGATCATACCTGGTCTGTTTGGGAATAATCTGAGGATCAGCAACATTCTTCTAGACCAAAACCATGTCGCCAAAATCGGCAGCTACAACATTCCGATCCTAGGAGAGGCTGCAAAACCTGAG GGAGGGGCTGGAAGCAGGCACCAAACTGACAG CACGATGCTCGGCGACAAGATTGACATATTTGATTTCGGGGTGATCCTGCTTGAGCTTGTGTCTGGAAAGCCCATCACATCCATATATGAGGTGGAAATAATGAAGGAACTG CTGCTATGGGCAATGGCCGAGGAGGACAGGGCCAGGAGGAGGAGCTTCGTGGACCCGGCGGTGAGCAAGAGCTGTTCAGAGGAATCACTGAGGACAGTCATGGAGATCTGCCTGAGGTGCCTGGCCAAGGAGGCGGTGCACCGGCCGTCGGTCGAGGACGTGCTCTGGAACCTCCAGTTCGCCACCCAGGTGCAGGACGACTGGGAGGGGGAGATCCGGAGCGGCGACGGGTCCCCGGTGTCGTCGTCCCGGACCGCCAGGTCCTCCAGATTCAGCAGATAG